A stretch of the Streptomyces sp. NBC_01428 genome encodes the following:
- a CDS encoding helix-turn-helix domain-containing protein: MGVNGDGTDEPGWDVSPEDEIAPVVEAAGRQVRLWREAAGMRVVELGQAIGYGEDLVRKVERGARIPRAEFLDRADGVLNAGGHIAAFKEDMERARYPKKVRELAQLEARAVEQLLYSNHNIHGLLQTEEYARALLGTWRPAYSSDELERMVAARVARKTVFERVPAPELSFVQEEVTLRRPVGGTMVLRRQLEHMLELAQLPYVELQVMPTSRADHPGTGGRIQVLKFGDGTAAGRTDDEFAGRPVSEPRQLRVLELRYGIIRAQALTPRESVAFIERLLGET; the protein is encoded by the coding sequence GTGGGAGTGAACGGTGACGGTACGGACGAGCCGGGGTGGGACGTCAGCCCCGAGGACGAGATCGCCCCGGTGGTCGAGGCGGCGGGCCGCCAGGTCAGGCTGTGGCGAGAGGCCGCGGGGATGCGCGTCGTCGAGCTGGGGCAGGCGATCGGCTACGGGGAGGACCTGGTCCGCAAGGTGGAGCGGGGGGCCCGGATTCCCCGGGCGGAGTTCCTGGACAGGGCGGACGGGGTTCTGAACGCGGGCGGGCATATCGCGGCGTTCAAGGAGGACATGGAGAGGGCTCGCTACCCGAAGAAGGTGCGGGAGCTGGCTCAGCTGGAGGCCAGGGCCGTCGAGCAGTTGCTGTACAGCAACCACAACATCCATGGGTTGTTGCAGACGGAGGAGTATGCGCGGGCGCTGCTCGGCACATGGCGTCCGGCGTACTCATCGGACGAGCTGGAGCGCATGGTCGCGGCGAGGGTGGCTCGGAAAACCGTCTTCGAACGCGTGCCGGCACCTGAGCTGAGTTTCGTCCAAGAAGAGGTGACGCTGCGCCGCCCTGTGGGAGGCACAATGGTGCTGCGCCGACAACTCGAACACATGCTGGAGCTGGCCCAGTTGCCGTACGTGGAGCTCCAGGTGATGCCGACAAGTCGCGCCGATCACCCGGGCACGGGTGGGCGGATCCAGGTGCTGAAGTTCGGAGACGGCACTGCCGCCGGGCGTACGGACGACGAGTTCGCCGGACGCCCTGTCTCCGAACCGCGGCAGCTCAGGGTCCTGGAACTGCGGTATGGCATCATCCGGGCCCAGGCGCTCACACCGAGGGAGTCCGTGGCCTTCATCGAGCGACTGCTGGGAGAAACGTGA
- a CDS encoding helix-turn-helix domain-containing protein, protein MDTQNLSAPSCAQPRIPRGITHINVRQTTRYTVIGNHLAQHRELSLLAIGLGAHIQSLPSGARVDIKSLTARFPEGETRIASALRELEAHGYLSRTRERLPSGQVVTHTVSYNQPRESAVQRARAALAGLRHPGRARVDPLRPLRSDPILTRAQGAPDGPITCVEPSVGPPTARADSPVEPPTPPVGTPPAPAVPPPASGEIPAQARRRPTLPTPQTPGPDGDRTAADLLAGLHRYDPRLLLAERDLLRLAPAVTAWLERGPTPEAVRRALTADLPEPLRHPAALLAHRLTELLPPPLPATLPPPHRDPLQNCDGCDRAFRAPEPGHCRDCRHRPRPEGAAQHERDDPCPRAETRSARHEHRP, encoded by the coding sequence ATGGATACCCAAAACCTTAGCGCGCCCTCGTGCGCCCAACCCCGGATTCCGCGGGGTATCACCCACATCAACGTCCGCCAGACCACGCGCTACACCGTGATCGGCAACCACCTCGCCCAGCACCGCGAGCTGTCGCTCCTCGCGATCGGCCTCGGCGCCCACATCCAGTCGCTGCCCAGCGGGGCCCGCGTCGACATCAAGTCGCTCACGGCACGCTTCCCCGAAGGCGAGACGCGGATCGCATCCGCCTTACGGGAGTTGGAGGCGCACGGCTACCTCTCCCGTACCCGGGAACGACTCCCGAGCGGCCAGGTGGTCACGCACACGGTGTCGTACAACCAGCCTCGGGAATCCGCCGTACAGCGCGCCCGGGCCGCGCTCGCGGGCCTCCGGCATCCAGGGCGCGCACGCGTCGACCCCCTCCGCCCCCTGCGAAGCGACCCGATCCTCACCCGCGCGCAGGGAGCCCCGGACGGCCCCATCACGTGCGTCGAGCCATCCGTCGGGCCCCCCACCGCCCGCGCCGACTCACCGGTCGAGCCGCCCACCCCTCCGGTCGGGACACCCCCGGCCCCCGCCGTCCCTCCCCCGGCATCCGGCGAAATCCCCGCGCAGGCCCGGCGCAGGCCGACGCTCCCCACCCCACAGACCCCCGGCCCGGACGGCGACCGCACCGCGGCCGACCTTCTCGCCGGCCTGCACCGGTACGACCCCCGCCTCCTGCTCGCCGAACGCGACCTTCTCCGTCTCGCGCCCGCCGTCACCGCCTGGCTGGAACGCGGGCCCACCCCCGAGGCCGTGCGCCGGGCCCTGACCGCGGACCTCCCCGAGCCGCTCCGCCACCCGGCCGCCCTGCTCGCCCACCGCCTGACCGAGCTGCTGCCGCCCCCGCTCCCCGCAACGCTCCCGCCCCCGCACCGGGACCCCCTCCAGAACTGCGACGGCTGCGACCGCGCCTTCCGCGCCCCGGAACCGGGCCACTGCCGCGACTGCCGCCACCGACCCCGGCCGGAGGGAGCCGCCCAGCATGAACGTGACGACCCTTGCCCCCGGGCAGAGACGAGGAGCGCACGCCATGAGCATCGTCCCTGA
- a CDS encoding Uma2 family endonuclease — MSIVPDNARRDAHHLYRAMREFLESMDDTLPGKFEITKEGIVHDMLAPVGPHELTTMHLRRRLEKVMPEELVAHTGTPDVEAESEGIMRHPDVMVIAMADMDVPGSIDGRTLIAAIEVVSRSNPENDWVGKTRDYPCLGIPIYAIFDPRTATGAVLSDIHPTPSGPRYATRKDFLYGEDVTIADWTISTVGLPRYGDTPTDSTATDPSS, encoded by the coding sequence ATGAGCATCGTCCCTGACAACGCGCGGCGAGACGCCCACCACCTCTACCGGGCGATGCGCGAATTCCTGGAATCGATGGACGACACGCTTCCGGGCAAATTCGAGATCACCAAGGAAGGGATCGTCCACGACATGCTGGCGCCCGTCGGCCCACATGAACTGACCACCATGCACCTCCGAAGGCGCCTGGAGAAGGTCATGCCGGAGGAGCTCGTGGCCCACACGGGCACTCCGGACGTGGAAGCCGAATCCGAGGGCATCATGCGGCATCCCGACGTCATGGTCATCGCGATGGCCGACATGGACGTCCCGGGTTCCATCGACGGACGGACGCTGATCGCCGCCATCGAAGTGGTGTCCCGCTCCAACCCTGAGAACGACTGGGTCGGCAAGACACGCGACTACCCGTGCCTCGGCATCCCGATCTACGCGATCTTCGACCCCCGCACCGCCACCGGCGCCGTACTCTCCGACATCCACCCGACCCCCAGCGGCCCTCGTTACGCCACCCGCAAGGACTTCCTGTACGGCGAGGACGTCACGATCGCCGACTGGACCATCTCCACGGTCGGGCTCCCCCGCTACGGAGACACCCCCACGGACAGCACCGCCACCGACCCGTCGTCCTGA
- a CDS encoding cytochrome P450: MAEQTTLLTGQNLPPVRDWIAGDVKGTDFDPVLAELMQDGPLARIRLPHGEGWAWLATRYEGVRMIADDPRFSRAAAVELPITRPAPTFEPDPGCLAFADPPDHGRLRRTVESAFTDSAVERLRPHAQQMLDELVDGMLHDGPPADLVERVLEPFPVAVACEVMGVPSGERRQVQAWVRQIGSTDGCADTAKRAKGALSALYEWIGSTVRERHESTDLDVLSLLGAAVGRGDISDAEAVGLAGPLQTGGDAVTHTCGQMLFLMLTDTALYERLRGQPESRTAAVDELLRHLPHRASVGLARIALEDVDVHGVRISAGEPVYVSYLAANRDPDVFPDPDRLDVGRDAGAHLAFGSGPHHCAGAGFARMQTELLVDTLLDRLPGLRLAVHVDQVPFRRRAMVRGPRSLPVRW, from the coding sequence ATGGCTGAACAGACCACCCTGCTGACCGGGCAGAACCTTCCTCCCGTGCGGGACTGGATCGCGGGGGACGTGAAAGGGACCGACTTCGATCCCGTGCTGGCCGAGTTGATGCAGGACGGGCCCCTCGCCCGGATCAGGCTGCCGCACGGGGAGGGCTGGGCCTGGCTCGCGACCCGGTACGAGGGCGTACGGATGATCGCCGACGACCCCCGGTTCAGCCGGGCCGCTGCCGTCGAGCTGCCGATCACCCGCCCCGCGCCCACCTTCGAGCCCGACCCCGGATGCCTGGCCTTCGCCGATCCGCCCGATCACGGCCGGCTGCGCCGCACGGTCGAGAGCGCCTTCACTGACAGCGCCGTGGAACGGCTGAGGCCGCACGCGCAGCAGATGCTCGACGAGCTGGTGGACGGCATGCTGCACGACGGCCCCCCGGCCGACCTCGTCGAGCGCGTCCTCGAACCCTTCCCCGTCGCCGTCGCCTGCGAGGTCATGGGCGTGCCCTCGGGAGAGCGCCGGCAGGTGCAGGCCTGGGTGCGGCAGATCGGCTCGACCGACGGCTGCGCCGACACCGCGAAGCGGGCGAAGGGGGCCCTGTCCGCTCTCTACGAGTGGATCGGCAGCACCGTGCGGGAGCGCCACGAGAGTACGGACCTGGACGTGCTGTCGCTGCTCGGTGCCGCCGTCGGGCGCGGGGACATCAGCGACGCCGAGGCGGTCGGCCTCGCGGGACCGCTCCAGACCGGCGGTGACGCCGTCACCCACACGTGCGGGCAGATGCTGTTCCTCATGCTGACGGACACCGCGCTGTACGAACGGCTCCGCGGGCAGCCCGAGTCCCGTACCGCGGCCGTCGACGAGCTGCTGCGCCACCTCCCGCACCGCGCGTCCGTGGGCCTCGCCCGTATCGCCCTGGAGGACGTCGACGTGCACGGCGTGCGGATCTCCGCCGGCGAACCGGTCTACGTGTCCTACCTCGCCGCCAACCGCGACCCGGACGTCTTCCCCGACCCCGACCGGCTCGACGTCGGCCGGGACGCCGGGGCTCACCTCGCCTTCGGCAGCGGGCCGCACCACTGCGCCGGCGCCGGCTTCGCCCGGATGCAGACCGAGCTGCTGGTCGACACCCTGCTGGACCGGCTCCCGGGACTGCGCCTGGCCGTGCACGTCGACCAGGTGCCGTTCCGCCGGCGCGCGATGGTCCGTGGACCGCGGAGCCTGCCCGTCCGCTGGTGA
- the tuf gene encoding elongation factor Tu, whose product MAKAKFERTKPHVNIGTIGHIDHGKTTLTAAITKVLHDAYPDLNEASAFDQIDKAPEERQRGITISIAHVEYQTEGRHYAHVDCPGHADYIKNMITGAAQMDGAILVVAATDGPMPQTKEHVLLARQVGVPYIVVALNKADMVDDEEILELVELEVRELLSEYEFPGDDLPVVKVSALKALEGDKEWGQSVLDLMAAVDEAIPTPERDVDKPFLMPVEDVFTITGRGTVVTGRIERGVLKVNETVDIIGIKQEKTTTTVTGIEMFRKLLDEGQAGENVGLLLRGIKREDVERGQVIIKPGSVTPHTEFEAQAYILSKDEGGRHTPFFNNYRPQFYFRTTDVTGVVTLPEGTEMVMPGDNTEMKVELIQPVAMEEGLKFAIREGGRTVGAGQVTKINK is encoded by the coding sequence GTGGCGAAGGCAAAGTTCGAGCGGACTAAGCCGCACGTCAACATCGGCACCATCGGTCACATCGACCACGGTAAGACGACCCTCACGGCCGCCATTACCAAGGTGCTGCACGACGCGTACCCGGACCTGAACGAGGCCTCGGCCTTCGACCAGATCGACAAGGCTCCCGAAGAGCGCCAGCGCGGTATCACCATCTCGATCGCGCACGTCGAGTACCAGACGGAGGGCCGTCACTACGCCCACGTCGACTGCCCCGGTCACGCTGACTACATCAAGAACATGATCACGGGTGCGGCGCAGATGGACGGCGCCATCCTCGTCGTCGCCGCGACCGACGGCCCGATGCCGCAGACCAAGGAGCACGTGCTCCTGGCCCGCCAGGTCGGCGTTCCGTACATCGTCGTCGCCCTGAACAAGGCCGACATGGTGGACGACGAGGAGATCCTGGAGCTCGTCGAGCTCGAGGTTCGTGAGCTCCTCTCCGAGTACGAGTTCCCGGGCGACGACCTTCCGGTCGTCAAGGTCTCGGCGCTCAAGGCGCTCGAGGGCGACAAGGAGTGGGGCCAGTCGGTCCTGGACCTCATGGCCGCCGTCGACGAGGCGATCCCGACCCCCGAGCGTGACGTCGACAAGCCGTTCCTCATGCCCGTCGAGGACGTCTTCACGATCACCGGTCGCGGTACGGTCGTCACCGGCCGTATCGAGCGTGGTGTCCTGAAGGTCAACGAGACCGTTGACATCATCGGCATCAAGCAGGAGAAGACCACCACCACGGTCACCGGCATCGAGATGTTCCGCAAGCTGCTCGACGAGGGCCAGGCCGGTGAGAACGTCGGTCTGCTCCTCCGTGGCATCAAGCGCGAGGACGTCGAGCGCGGCCAGGTCATCATCAAGCCCGGTTCGGTCACGCCGCACACCGAGTTCGAGGCCCAGGCCTACATCCTGTCGAAGGACGAGGGTGGCCGTCACACCCCCTTCTTCAACAACTACCGCCCGCAGTTCTACTTCCGCACCACGGACGTGACCGGCGTCGTGACCCTCCCCGAGGGCACCGAGATGGTCATGCCGGGCGACAACACTGAGATGAAGGTCGAACTCATCCAGCCCGTCGCCATGGAAGAGGGCCTGAAGTTCGCCATCCGTGAGGGTGGCCGGACCGTGGGCGCCGGCCAGGTCACCAAGATCAACAAGTAA